TTGGATGGGTCAATTTTTTATGCTTTCTCCTATTTGTTGCATAATTGGCTAGGTAGAAATGTGTTTATAAACAATGGTCTACCTTTTCCAAACTagtctcaaagtggattacaatcagaTTTAAAATCCTAGTAAAATACTGTAACCTTTTACAGCCAACATAGGAAGGGCATATAAGGTAAGATTAGAGGTATAAGGAGGGGATAGAATGGTCATatatatacgcacacacacacacacagcaggtcAGGCCGAAAGAAAGCCAGAGGTCCATCGGAGAAGGCCAATCAGAACCCAGACGTTCAGAGAGTTCTAACGGCTCCTCCAACTGCAATAGATTGGTTTTTCTTTACCTGTCTTGCGTCCCGGGTGACCCCAGCTTTTCGTTCTTCAGGCAGTAATCGGGGGAGCTCTGGAGGTACACCAGTTCGGTCTCTTGGACTGGCCTGATGTCGATATCCTTTGGCACCAGCTGTTTGCGTGTGCCCATGGGCCGGTGGACCACTTTCGTGGCTGTTAAGTACTTGATTTTGAGGTCTAGTGCAATGTCTCGCAATTCTTGAAGACCCCTCCAGCACGTCTTAatagaacaggaaccagaaactcCATGACACTTACACTTCATTTCAAGAGAAGCCTTTAGGACCTAAAGAAAAACATCAAAGGTCACAAAAATGACGCAGGGGGCGCATGCAGATGTAATTCATTGTACTgttttataattatattgaaatTAGGTTGCACATCTGCGACTTGCTAGTGCCTTAGCAATACTTCGGGGCTTTGAACCCCGTTTTGCTCTCTAGAGCTGTAACTAAACTGGAATCTGTCACCCCTTTAATGTCGCACCCATAACACAAGCACGTGCACTAGGGTTGCCTgcctccagtcctggttttaaacCCACTGCCTCAGTGGGCTCGCCGTCTAGCTCTTCTCAGGGAAGGCAgtagtgggataaaaccaggattggatcatcCTGTCCTGAATATCTGGTGGCCATCTGGCAACCACAAATGTGGAAGAGCTTTCAAAGAGTCCTTTTAGCTGCCTTTCGTTTCTGGGCGGCAAGCCTAGTCTGGATCTTGGCCACCCACCGTTTTCTCCACATCTCTGAGTGCCATTTGTATGAGGGAGTTGCATTTTTATAGGATCGTGCTGCATCTTCAGACCTGATTTAGGAAGAGAAGCTTGACAAACGTAACAGAATAAATACTAAATGAAtgagtgaataaaaaaaaatgggatgaCCATTGTCTCTAGCACCCAGAGCACAGAGCGATGAACTTGGATACTTGTTTGATTATCCTGACCACCATTCGCTGTGCAACTTTGGGTAAATTGTAGAACCATCTTGTCTTCAAACTCAGATTTTAAGCTCTGGGGGTGGGGCCAATAAGTAACTTAGTAGCTCGGGGCCTGAATTACTAAgattctatggggaaaaaaaaaacagacttagtacatcagaccctaaaagaTTGGGGGCTATAAGGCCAGCAGATTATTGACGACGAAGGGGCCTGTTCACTAAGCTGTGCCAACATGTCTGTGTGCCGTAAAACAGTTTAGAAATAGCGCACGAAGTTTACAGGTTCTGCACATCATTTCCCGGCGTCTAAACCCTGTGCAACGCGGATGCACTAATGAGCTGCATTGCATGGAACTTTCTAGATTGCGGTACACACCCCTTTACCTCAGCTTAGTGTCCAGGCCCCCAAAAATATTGAATTCACAATGGCACCTAAAATGCTACACACTGAAGAATTAAATAACCAAGATTCAAAGGAATGGAAGATGTTGCAGTTCATAACTAGATCTTTCCCACacgccgctcccccccccccccaagatggcaTGTTTGGGCAACTCTCGTTAACCCTATTTCAGCCCGAGGTGCAGGGTTCTTTGAAGTTATCCCTCCGCCACTCTCTGCTGATGGTGACGGTTGCCACAGCAGTggtctcctcttccttcctcccttccttcctgggccttcGTGCGGTGCCTCTGCGTCAAACCCGAAGACCCTGCCAGACCCAACATCAGCTACACGACAACAGGCAATGCCCTGGCCTGAGCCACGGTGCATCCCCAAAGCCCAAAGGATGCGGCAATCAGAGCTTGCAAAAAACAGGTTGGACCACACGCCCCAGACCTCCAGAACCCTCTGCTCCTGCCGCCGCCCCTCCCCCTTCACCGGATTTCCACTCTAACACAATTCTCGGATTGTGGTGAGCCCGGAGTCCAAGCCTGGcaggtgtggtgggggggggaggcactaaaagtgcctaggggtggcatcAGATTGATTTGCAGGCAGGTGTGCCATGGGAGCCTCGCGGAGTAACGTCCCACGTCCATGATGGTGGGAGGTTGGAACAGAAGGCGCGTTAGCGAATCAAGtgggttgtttttggtttttttttttgctggcagaACAAATCTGCACCGTTCAAATACACCAGTACCAGTCTGAGCATGCCCTTTGTCTTTTCAGTTTAAAGAGGTTTTCGTTTGCTGCTGATACAGGGGAGATACAGTATTTGGCTTAAGCAGTCCCTCCAGATAAGGCTGAAATAATAATCGCACCCTCTTGTCCGTCCCAAGAACTTTTAGGAGGGATCTCTGCAGACCGCACCTTCTGTCTGGCAGGCAATCGTCTCTGCGATCACCAGAGTTTGACATCTTTATCCCGACCGGAGCTTTGCAAGGAATCTCCAGCTCTTGCTTTGCTGGGGCCGCTCACAAACACCAAGGAAAGTTTGCCAAGCGGTTTGCCGGTCTGGAGGGAATGCATCGCGCTGCGCTTCAAAGATTCGTCGGAGCAAAaattccccaacacacacacacaagcaaaatAATTTGCAAACCTTGATGCCACCGAtaggcagaaaaagaaaaaaaaaaaaagccaattatTCTTTTTCCAATGAATAAAAACCCTAAGAGATGAGAGCATATGGACCATGGAAAACATTGCAACCCTTTGGTatgatttgttttggtttttttgatggattAACCCCATTTTTGTAAATACAGTACTTGTGAGCATTAGGGCATTGACCCGTTACAGTACCACAAACCTACAGGCACTGAGCTCGCTTGGCAGAACTTCTGTTTCCTTCAGCGCTGCTCTCTACCCGACATTTgctcaggtttgttttttttgttggcaCTTCATGGAAAGCGACGTCGCTCGAACTAACCGAATGCAGAGATTTGGGGGCCAGGCTGTGAGTTCTCTGGATTTACTGCTCAGGCCGCCCCATTTCCCCTCCGATTCTCTGGGTAAAAACCATCCCGCCCCCCATCCCCAGCAGCTTTGGAAAGAGGTCCGCGTGTAATCTGAGCCATTCTGTCTCTCCACAACACACTCCGTTTTCACGGTTAAGAAACAGCTTCTTTGTGTTCTGTACGGAGAGGAAATACCTCATATCATAATTGTATGCTGCCTCCTGCAATCAATGAATAGAGTTCAAGGCGATTTCAGGCTCCAGAAAGACACAAGGTAATCTAGCACTGATGCTTTAGGGTCAAATGAGATGAATGCatgggtttttttaaatgaaactacTCCTATTTACCGTCTTACTGTGTCGGTGCATTTAAACCTCGTTCCACAGGGGCTAGCCCAATGGCTCGGTGACATGCAGGGCACGCAGGCTTCCATTTCAAGACTTAGCACCTGCCTCTCTGGcagctcctgggagggaggggagggaagctgGCATGGGTGGTGCCtcagcccccaccaccaccaccacgtaGGTGACACCTGCCGGCTGAACTCCCAGCTCATTTGTGCTGGGGTTCCAGAGGGGGCTAGGCCGGTGCCTCTCAGCCGAGGGCTACTGCCGAGGTACAGTGGAAGGataaaaatagggggggggggggggggcagtcctaaGAAAAAACACAGCAGGaaaaaacaaatccaaaacaGAACTGAAGCTGCATAGGAAGCTCCGTGGCTCCTTCGCTCAAGGTTGTTAGCCAGAGACCATTACAGCCCAAAGCTCAAAAAGTAAGTAATCTGCTgggccataaaaatattttaaaaaaaattacactttccaccccacacacacacaccaaccaaACATTAACTTAACCACTTGGCTGCAGTAAGCCCAGCATAATCCTCTTGGCAGTGAAATGAACTGTGCTGATCCCGTGACCCCCACAAGATGTGCTGCCAATAGCGCCAGGTGCCAAGGATAGGGAAGATCTGAAGAGATAAGAGCAGGAACCGAGCCAGAAAAGAGGGATTCTCCGAGTACCAGGCGTGACTCTCTTTAGTAGAGACAAGTTAAGGCAGAAGGGCACCACGAATCTGAGCCCAAAGCTAAATATAATCGCAAATAACCTAACATGCCCCACTGCTCCACAAGGTACCATTCACGCCTCACAGCTACGCCTCAGAGCCTTAGGATTTTGCAGCAAAAGTCAAGTCAGTCAGTAAGGATCACGGAAAGAGGCCAGAGATTAGCCGACGTGCTGAATGCAGAGCGGGGGGTCCCGTTCCCAGGGGAGTAAATTTGCACGGCGGTGAAGGAATTGCCAAGCGGGACAGCTCGATATCCCCGGCTTGGTTCTGTGGGCTTGGGAAACGTGGCCGGGTTTCGTACCGCAGCCCTTCCCGCCCCTGCGCCCCTAACCTGCAGCAGAGACCATCAgctcctccctggggggggggctccGACCGGTGCTCGGAATGAAATCCTAAGCGACTCAAAGATATGGAGTGCGGCGGCTGCACAGGGAAAAAACGCGAAAGAATGCAAACACAAAAGTTAAGCACAAGCGCCCGCTCCCAGTTAAAACGGAAAAAGGATGCATTTcaaactactaaaaaaaaaaaaatatattattattttaattaactTTCGTCTGCAGAGAGGCCTCCGACGGGTCTATGCTGAGATGACGGGACAGGCAGGGGACACCGCTGAAGAGAGGAAGGGCAGGGCGTGGCCAGTTTCACCTTCAGCAGATGTTTACTGCCAGGTCCACCACTAATATTTTCACAGGCTTTGCCTATCGagcatagattaaaaaaaaaaaaaagacaaccccccgccccctcccccggaCACTCGAAAGTCATCGACCTTCTCAAAAATGGCCGTGCAACaaaaagcctctttttttttttcttttcatttgttacCTGTCTTCCTACTTCGCTGTTGTGCAGGTGCATCAGCTTAGTGGCTTGCGATCCTGATTTTTTCAGCTTCATGGGAGCATCTGAAAATTTGGAGCCCATGAGAAGGCCATAGTTGAGGTTGTCAGCACATCCTCCCCAGCGGTACCCAGGTTCGGGGGTCTCACCTGGGATGGGGCCACAAGAGCAGCCTGGGAGGTCCCCGGTGGTGCAGGCCCTCGCGATGGTGTGGCTGATGCCTGCAGCAGAGAGGGCATAGACGAATGCCGACTCTCTGGTACCTGAAAAGtgatgcaaaacaaaacaataaacaaaatgttTTAGTTGGAATTCCAAGCTCAGCCATCAACCCCACAGTAGGAGAAATGAAGTCAATGCAATGCAATGGGGAAAGAAAAAacgtctagaatgggtagatgtgaatcggttatttactcttttggatagtagaaagactagggggcactccatgaagttagcatggggcacatttaaaactaaatcggagaaagttctttttcactcaacgcacaattaaactctggaatttgttgccagaggatgtggtcagtgcagttagtatagctgtgtttaaaaaaggattggataagttcttggaggagaagtcc
This sequence is a window from Rhinatrema bivittatum chromosome 5, aRhiBiv1.1, whole genome shotgun sequence. Protein-coding genes within it:
- the LOC115091871 gene encoding protein Wnt-11 isoform X2, whose translation is MQLCRSNLELMQTIIQAAKEVKKTCHKAFSDMRWNCSSIELAPHFQQDLERGTRESAFVYALSAAGISHTIARACTTGDLPGCSCGPIPGETPEPGYRWGGCADNLNYGLLMGSKFSDAPMKLKKSGSQATKLMHLHNSEVGRQVLKASLEMKCKCHGVSGSCSIKTCWRGLQELRDIALDLKIKYLTATKVVHRPMGTRKQLVPKDIDIRPVQETELVYLQSSPDYCLKNEKLGSPGTQDRQCNKTSNGSDSCDLMCCGRGYNPYMDKVVERCHCKYHWCCYVTCKKCERTVERYVCK
- the LOC115091871 gene encoding protein Wnt-11 isoform X1; the encoded protein is MKLWPRLLSTAFLSLVLQTGMCHGIKWLALSKTPSALALNQTQHCKQLEGLVSSQMQLCRSNLELMQTIIQAAKEVKKTCHKAFSDMRWNCSSIELAPHFQQDLERGTRESAFVYALSAAGISHTIARACTTGDLPGCSCGPIPGETPEPGYRWGGCADNLNYGLLMGSKFSDAPMKLKKSGSQATKLMHLHNSEVGRQVLKASLEMKCKCHGVSGSCSIKTCWRGLQELRDIALDLKIKYLTATKVVHRPMGTRKQLVPKDIDIRPVQETELVYLQSSPDYCLKNEKLGSPGTQDRQCNKTSNGSDSCDLMCCGRGYNPYMDKVVERCHCKYHWCCYVTCKKCERTVERYVCK